Below is a genomic region from Rosa chinensis cultivar Old Blush chromosome 5, RchiOBHm-V2, whole genome shotgun sequence.
gtcttcagacactgttggtgcaaaaaaccctAATTATAATTATATACGTACAATTATTGCAATCTTTGTTTGACATTATCGCTAAGCGCCATAAAACATATCATATCATCACCAGTAGATACCATTATATCCACTGAGTAGATACCATTATATCCACTGATTGCTAAGCGCCATAAATCATATCATATCAACACCAGTAGATACCATTATATCCACTGATTGTTATATCCACTGATTTGGCATCACTTAAACAATCCAACACCAATCAATTGTGAAGCAATGACGCTCGACATTGCTAAATTCCTCTTCCGAGCAGTCATCATCGTTTCAGTCATATTTTAATGGTTTTGGAAGGGTTGCAATCATTCCAGCCTTCTTCCTCAAATAATTTCACCCCTAAAACAAGAAGGTAGCAGGAGCTTGGCTATATAAATTAAAGCAGGAAGCCGAAGTCCAAGGCATCTAAATTTCAAAGAATCGAAGATGACAGTCAACGTTCGCATGAGAGAGTCAACGGTGGTGAGGCCAGCAGCGGAGACTCCTCGGCAGTCGTTGTGGCTCTCGAACATGGACTTGGTGCAGCGCACCACTCACACTCCCCTTGTTTATTTCTACAAGCCAAGCGACATCGCTGGTGCAGGCAAGGACAACAATTTCTTTGACATGCGTGTGTTAAAGGATGCGCTCAGCAAGGCCCTCGTGCCCTTTTATCCTTTGGCCGGCCGCCTACGGCAGAAAAAGGACGAGGGAGAGAATGGTCGTATCGAAATCGATTGCAATGCAGAGGGGGCCTTGTTTGCTGTGGCCGATAGCAGCTCTTGCATCGATGACTTTGGCGATTTTGCGCCCACACCCGAATTCGGGAGAGGGCTCATCCCCACCGTTGAATATTCTGGTGGAAtatcttcttttcctttgttgCTGGTTCAGATCACATACTTGAAATGCGGTGGAGTGGCCCTTGGTCTTGGTGTGGACCATCATGTATCAGATGGGATATCTACTTTCCACTTCATAAATACATGGTCTGATATGGCTCGTGGTCTTGAGGTTGCAATTCGGCCAAGCATGGACAGGACGATACTTCGTGCCCGAGACCCACCTCGGCCTTTACCCGACCACATTCACCACATTGCATACCCTCCTCGGAATAAGCATGAGAGCACTGCAGCAACAACGGTTACAAATTTCAGATTTACAAGGGAGCATATCAACGTTTTGAAAGCTATGTCAACCATGACCATAGCGGATGACGATGATATGAACACTTTACCAGTCAAGTTTACCACATTTGAGGTGTTTGCAGGTCATGTATGGAGATGTGCCTGCAAGGCACGTGAACTAGCTGATGATCAAGAAACCAACTTATACTTTGCTGTAAACGGAAGGAACAGATTGCAACCCCCACTCCCACCTGGTTACTTTGGTAATGTGATTTTCAGAGCCGTAGCAACAGCCTTAGCGGGGGATCTCATATCAAAACCATTATCGTATGCCGCAAGCTGCATTCATAATGCTGTGGTGCGTATGGACGATGATTATGTTCGATCGGAACTCGACTATCTTGAACTTCAGCAGCGTCATCAGGATCTGTCAAGCCTTGCTCATGGGACTCATGTTAGGTGCCCTAATCTTGGGATAACTAGCTGGTTTACGATGTCCATCTATGATGCTGATTTTGGGTGGGGGCGTCCAAGTGTCATGGGACCTGCTGGAATTCCAAGTGAAGGCAAGGGCTACATGCAACCTAGTGCAACTGATGATGGGAGTTTGTCACTGTCCGTTAGTCTGCAATCTCAGCATATGATATCATTTTCCAAGAATGTCTTGCTTAACCACTCTCTGATGTAAATTCAATGGTGAAAATATTTAGATtgagttgttttatttttctttgttagatttacatccaatggcGATTGAGCATGATTTTCATGGCTAGTTACTAATTGGGCGAACACCACTAAATATTTTATACTGTGAGAATAATGAGTTGTGAAAGAAGATAGTTGGATGGTTATAGGAGTAGGTAAACAAGTTGGCTGTAATTTTAAAAGTGCTACTGTAAGAGTCGAGTAAAAGTGTTCTTATTGCTTGATCAGTTGATATCAAACGCCTGAGGCTTGCTCACCTAAATGACATTTTTAAATGGACCGAGGAATAAGTGAATCCGACAGCTAAAAAGAAATGCATAAATTTAAGTTATTATAAATTTCACCTTTTAAATTGAATACATGTAATTAAAATGTATTTGACCCTTAGTCCCTTAAAACTATATCTTAAGTGAGCAAGAAACACGTGTCTAGTTCTAATTGGAAAGAACATTTCTTTTGGCTCCCGCCGGACACAATTTGACATGCAGCGATACCTAATTGGCACCAAAAACTTGGTGTTGTAGTCGCGTCTAGGAGCGGCCCTTTTTAAAGCCAAAAATGGACAAACCATATCGAGCTGAACTCAATTGGATAAAATttaaccaaaaccaaactaacGGTTGCGGTGCTGTTCTCGATTAATTCTTTAATACAgacaaaaactaaattaaagcTGAACAGCTAGAATATAATTAACTGAAACTTTCATATCTATTAAAGGTGATAAATCCTATTAGTTGTTCATTTCTGTGTAAGGCTCTCAGACAGTAGATCATCGTGCCCGACTCTAATTATAGTATTATACTTTAGTTATTATCTATGTTTGCTTTCCTACTGCCATCTTTAATGTCTTAGTTGCAACTTAAAATTAATTGTAGCTTTAATCATACAGCTCATGAGCTAAAAGTCAAGTTCTCGGCTCAAAGaaaggaagggaaaaaaaaaaaacaaaaaccctacATGCCATATGCATGTAAATAATTCacctatatataaataaaagaaCACGGGTGACTGATTGGCTGAAGAACCAATCAGTATAAGATACCGAGAGCAAGCCTATAAATAAGATTTCAGTCCTCAATTGAAATAGTCCCATCAGATCTAATTGTTATCCTAGTCACGGAATGCAGATACAAGGTACCAATTAATCTCTTAGAACTATGTATAAGAGATTACAATAATGTATACGAGACTTTTCATTTCTCCTCCAACAAAAATGTAAAAGAGATCTTTCATTTCTCACTATATTTCTGTAACAATCAGTCTACATAAAGCTATTCAGAGAAGATCTCGATACCTTGTTTTGGCTAGTGAACATTTTGGTACATGAAGGATGCCGAGCACaattacgaaaattaaagaataaaaatgtGCTAATTCCACCAACTTTCTGTAAACGGGTAGTGCAAGAGTTTTGTATTTACCGCACTGTAACAGGGCCATCTTGTTTCATCTTAATGAGACTGCTTTCTATGTTTCGCAACACCGGTTTATAACTGCCATACATTAGATGAAATTTATCTTATTACCACAGCGTTGCATGGAATTTATAAAAACAAGGTGAACAGAGAGATGGAGAAGAGAAAAATTACAGGCGTGCAAGCCCATTGTATGCTTGAGTGGTTTGTTGGAGTCTTGCTGAGAGCTGTAAGACCTCAGCTGATAATGCCTCTGCTTTGCTCTGTTCTTTTGCAAGTTGATCCTACAAAGAAAATGCAACCCCGATGATACACCTTATCAGCAATATCAGCCTAAGAAATAACAAAGTGAAAAACTAATTGGATTATCATTTTCCTAGATAACTCATGATTATTCTACAACAAGTCATTATACTGCACTTGCTGTTTCTCTACCTCTTAACAACCCAACATCCATATGGAATAGAAAGTTCAAGAGAACTCCATTGATGATCAAATGTGACACTAAACCAACATACTAACCTTGATAGAGAGAACTTCAGGTGTATATTCAGCTAAACCAGTCTTGTTAGAGCCATTATGATGGGAGTCAAGCAACCCCTTGGCCTGGTCAGTTCTTAACTTATCTAAGATTCCTCGGAGCTCTTCATTTTGCTTAAGACAGTCTTTCACCTGCAAGTTTAGATTAGGGGCaataagcaaaacaaaatagatgagCACGTATATAAAACTGATTTCTACTCCCGGAACAGAAGACTCTGCATTTATCATTAATTATTCCAAATCAACACGCTGTTTCATACTGCAAGCTCAGATTAGATGGACTCACTACTATTCCAGCAAAAGTGTCAGCTTAAACAATATCACCTATTTTCATGCACAACTGACCATTTTTTTCAACCTAGTTAATGGGAAACTAAACCGCCGAATAAtactacaaaaaataaaagtaaaataattaattgataGATGCACTGATAGGCAATAGTAGAGTTCCTTGAACATAAGCTATATTCTGTCAATTCTCATCAATTAAGCCACCAAAAGTACCTGATTCTCCCAGTGCAGAGCTATACTCATAGCCTCCTGAAGAGAACTAGATAAATTAGAGTTTTCCTCAAAAAGCCTTTCTATCTCCGAAGATTGGGAATCAATCTGCCACCATTTACAAAAAGTGAGTTTGCTGTGAAACagcatatatacaaaagaaagaaagaaaaatgccaTTGGAGTCTATAGAAAAATAAATTGCCAGTAGAAAAtaaatacacaaaaaaaaaaaaaaaaaagccaatagAAAAATAAGTTGCCAAGACTACCTCCATTAAAAGCTTTTGTCTACTGCTTTCCAATTTCTCAATCACTACAGCCATGTCATGCATCTGCTTCTCGAGTATCTCCTTGTCTTCCTGGCCATGAATCCATTAAGTAAATCATAAATCAAAACATAATTTTATAGGACCAACAAAACCGAGAGAAGGTACAGTTAATCAATCAGTATACTATGTTCATAGTAAACATGCTTTTTATTATGGTCATAGCAAGTGGACTACCTTTATGACCATGCTGAGAAACCCACTCAAAAGTTCTGTGCATTAACCAATTCACATTTTGATCAATTGTGACTGAGATTACACGCCACTGAGTTCTAACCTCTATGTATTCCATCCTATTTTTTCCTTCCCCCATTCATAGATAAAGATAGTACAAAATTTCCGTCAAGATGAACATCAGGCAAATAACTTACTACTGAAAATCCCTTGCTGGCCACTTTGTCTGACACTTCTGCAATAAAAGAACCAGGGGGTAACAACATAGAAACAACAATCAGAAGCTCTACCACTTTTGTAAAAGACTATTTTAGAAGAGGTTAATCATACTAAAAGGCCACACAACAAAATCGACAGAACCATAAAAGGGATCTAGGCTATTGTAACACAGCCAAAGGCGATGAATAATAATACTTCACAGAACTAAAAAGCCAAAAGAGGTGCAACTCCAAGTACTCAACGGTCAAGGGATCTAAGTTCATAAAACTTATATTAGATAGAGAGGAAGGTATGAATGTATCACCAGATGTACAAACAAATTACAGCaataaaaacaataacaatGCCAGCTCTCTAAAATTCTACCCTCTCCCAAGATAAATGAAGTCGCCAATTTGTTCAACTTTTCTTGATCAAAGGTCTTTTAAGTTTAACTATTTTAAGCATCTTTCACATATCAGAGGCTGGAAGCCCAGATTTGAAAGAGGCATCATGAAGGCCCTATTTACTGTACCTTTGTTATCTGCAGTAAAAGATTATCTGGAAATTTTTATGGAGTTGTAATGATGTATTTTGGTAAGACTTAAAACGGATGAGCCTTATGTATATCCTCTACTGCCTCGTCATAATTACTAAATAAATCTTCTCTAGTAAATTTGAAATAGAAAAGGTAAGCGGCATGAaccaaaaagataaaataaaaaacccacATCCAGGGCAATGGATATAGCTCAAAACATCTAAAAGCCACTCCTAGTTGAGAATTGTAATATGCTATGGTACCTGAAGACTTTCTAGACAAAGCTGCAAGTTTTTCTTCCAATTCTTGCTTCTCAGATGTAAGGATGGATGCTCGAGCCTGCTCCTCTGCTAATTGCTGTCGTTCTTGCTGTCTAAACATTGACTCTCGCTACAAAATTTTCACTGAGGTTAGACACCCACAGAAACTACAAAAGGccatcaaacaaatagaattgTTACCTGTAACTCAGACTTTATGTTAGCCAACTCAATTTCTAATGTTTTTATCTGATCAGGTGGATTAGCAATTGAGTTTAGTGCACCAAGTGAGCCACTCATTGTTTGTTGCTGTATCATATAGAGTTCAGCTCTCAGGGATGCTGCATCTTCCTCGGCCTGTTGCCAAAGAAG
It encodes:
- the LOC112201401 gene encoding shikimate O-hydroxycinnamoyltransferase, with the translated sequence MTVNVRMRESTVVRPAAETPRQSLWLSNMDLVQRTTHTPLVYFYKPSDIAGAGKDNNFFDMRVLKDALSKALVPFYPLAGRLRQKKDEGENGRIEIDCNAEGALFAVADSSSCIDDFGDFAPTPEFGRGLIPTVEYSGGISSFPLLLVQITYLKCGGVALGLGVDHHVSDGISTFHFINTWSDMARGLEVAIRPSMDRTILRARDPPRPLPDHIHHIAYPPRNKHESTAATTVTNFRFTREHINVLKAMSTMTIADDDDMNTLPVKFTTFEVFAGHVWRCACKARELADDQETNLYFAVNGRNRLQPPLPPGYFGNVIFRAVATALAGDLISKPLSYAASCIHNAVVRMDDDYVRSELDYLELQQRHQDLSSLAHGTHVRCPNLGITSWFTMSIYDADFGWGRPSVMGPAGIPSEGKGYMQPSATDDGSLSLSVSLQSQHMISFSKNVLLNHSLM
- the LOC112201405 gene encoding cilia- and flagella-associated protein 157, translating into MDSRHASLGRRTLEEIRQKRAAERLNKTSSGPDLSQIPPIDNGGMRKSESANRLSESDVSTLVSQIRDLDRKNAELEEQNKNLASMLETKEAGSNVLQKRLNDLEQNTVPSLRKALKDVAMEKDAAVVAREDLSAQLRMLKKRLKDAEEEQYRAEEDAASLRAELYMIQQQTMSGSLGALNSIANPPDQIKTLEIELANIKSELQRESMFRQQERQQLAEEQARASILTSEKQELEEKLAALSRKSSEVSDKVASKGFSVEDKEILEKQMHDMAVVIEKLESSRQKLLMEIDSQSSEIERLFEENSNLSSSLQEAMSIALHWENQVKDCLKQNEELRGILDKLRTDQAKGLLDSHHNGSNKTGLAEYTPEVLSIKDQLAKEQSKAEALSAEVLQLSARLQQTTQAYNGLARLYKPVLRNIESSLIKMKQDGPVTVR